One genomic segment of Rivularia sp. PCC 7116 includes these proteins:
- a CDS encoding MarR family winged helix-turn-helix transcriptional regulator, producing MTDKPVARTQAGRAMEELFIETTYAYFLLREGGKRIGTIKSSGSYWGMLNSLKNEGAQTVAQIARSRPVSRQGIQKLANEMIKEGLIESVDNPAHKTSKLLVITAKGETLFEDFTLKNAQAAEMLAEDMNAEELEVALKVLNQLREKLKQAILS from the coding sequence ATGACTGATAAGCCTGTCGCCAGAACCCAGGCGGGAAGGGCGATGGAAGAACTCTTTATCGAGACAACCTATGCTTATTTTTTGTTGCGCGAAGGAGGTAAACGCATTGGAACGATAAAATCATCGGGTAGTTACTGGGGAATGCTAAATAGTTTAAAAAATGAAGGAGCGCAGACAGTCGCTCAAATCGCTCGTTCTCGTCCTGTTTCCCGTCAAGGTATTCAGAAATTAGCCAATGAAATGATAAAAGAAGGTTTGATTGAGTCGGTTGATAATCCAGCGCATAAAACATCAAAGCTGTTAGTCATAACTGCGAAAGGAGAAACATTGTTTGAGGATTTTACTTTAAAAAATGCTCAAGCAGCCGAAATGCTTGCCGAAGATATGAACGCAGAAGAGTTAGAGGTTGCACTAAAGGTACTTAACCAACTGCGAGAAAAGCTCAAGCAAGCAATTTTAAGTTAA
- a CDS encoding class I SAM-dependent methyltransferase: protein MNYISSQFANPRGILGRFFGLLMAQTNQAKDDWTIKMLNVEPEDHILEIGFGSGLAIQKMSRITKCGFIAGIDRSEVMLNQASNRNRQAIERGLVELKHGEVAHLPYGDKTFDKAISSNSHFFWINPVESLKEVRRVLKPGGLIVLTWQPRWAKTEAMLTESAQNTTAQLKVAGFIDIQLKFKAMKPVSCICLQGIK from the coding sequence ATGAACTATATTTCATCACAGTTTGCCAATCCTAGAGGAATCTTGGGGCGATTTTTTGGTCTGCTAATGGCACAAACTAATCAAGCCAAAGATGACTGGACAATAAAGATGCTTAACGTTGAACCCGAAGACCATATCTTAGAAATCGGATTTGGCTCAGGTTTGGCAATCCAAAAAATGTCTCGAATTACTAAATGCGGATTTATTGCTGGTATTGACCGTTCGGAAGTTATGTTAAATCAAGCAAGCAATCGAAATAGACAGGCTATTGAACGGGGATTAGTTGAATTGAAACATGGGGAAGTTGCACATTTGCCTTATGGGGATAAAACCTTTGATAAAGCCATAAGTAGCAACTCCCATTTTTTTTGGATTAATCCGGTTGAAAGTTTAAAAGAAGTACGTCGAGTTTTGAAACCGGGTGGATTGATTGTACTTACTTGGCAACCGAGATGGGCAAAAACGGAAGCCATGCTGACCGAAAGCGCTCAAAACACCACAGCGCAACTTAAAGTAGCGGGATTTATTGATATTCAACTGAAGTTTAAAGCGATGAAACCTGTATCTTGTATCTGCTTGCAGGGAATTAAATAG
- a CDS encoding DUF6753 family protein — protein sequence MSTGDTSKSNEEKPKTPDELLAEALKGKSEEFKQRVVDFAFRSGLSKDDPLFLVLVATGQLEAMLQDAPETLRVLFKTWNQDLAKNLETVEKVAVQRQKVAINRAAQALIHESLVREGRNIINSIYPAAIVFFLIFGAGFIGGVTIPPWIVGVLGNGYTLVKSNNLTWEELNAMKWAMSNEGKFAKDLINWNRGYLENRECIKDAQKLGVVLSQYNRKARSGFCTIWVVPADKRKFGS from the coding sequence ATGAGTACGGGTGATACTTCAAAAAGTAATGAAGAAAAACCCAAAACTCCCGATGAGTTGCTTGCTGAAGCTTTAAAAGGGAAGAGTGAAGAGTTTAAGCAGCGAGTAGTGGATTTCGCTTTTAGAAGTGGTTTATCAAAAGATGACCCATTATTTCTGGTACTAGTTGCTACCGGACAATTGGAAGCAATGTTACAGGATGCACCAGAAACATTAAGAGTACTTTTCAAAACTTGGAATCAAGATTTAGCCAAGAATCTGGAGACAGTAGAAAAAGTTGCTGTTCAAAGACAGAAAGTAGCAATTAACCGAGCTGCACAAGCTTTGATTCATGAATCTTTGGTGCGTGAAGGTCGAAATATTATCAATTCTATCTATCCGGCTGCTATTGTATTCTTTCTGATTTTTGGAGCGGGTTTTATCGGAGGAGTAACGATACCACCTTGGATTGTTGGTGTTTTGGGGAATGGGTATACCTTAGTCAAATCTAATAATTTGACTTGGGAGGAGTTGAACGCGATGAAATGGGCTATGTCGAATGAGGGAAAATTTGCGAAAGACTTGATTAATTGGAATCGAGGTTATTTAGAGAATAGGGAATGTATTAAAGATGCTCAAAAGTTAGGAGTAGTTTTATCGCAATATAACCGCAAAGCCAGGTCAGGATTTTGCACCATTTGGGTGGTTCCGGCAGATAAACGTAAATTTGGTTCTTGA
- a CDS encoding cobalamin biosynthesis protein CobQ has translation MKRKRGRPRKTTLTLREDMQTLNNPEQLSVNNNELPTNEENYDWDKEIDGSFVNKETTEPPINGKAEVEPSKSNDNSDEKQQTSTNGFVRVSKENSFKEPTIIHIIDGEKGGCGKSFFCRTFIEYCNSIAYDIAIVDADISNKDIATIYPSVEVAFFSDDEKLASKADKIFDLAFEKSVLVNLPAQVYSNVTDWIQRNDLVNLGKDNSIKFIKWFVCMGGVDSVNFFLKSLDDFGNDIIHVFVRNQGLCDEWEYINEMPEFQSAIDDYNFIVMDFPKFPFWERNMIDRLGITFDMAIAHPELKVIPKQRVKNFLKVAYASLAATELIQ, from the coding sequence ATGAAAAGAAAAAGAGGCAGACCAAGAAAAACCACTTTAACTCTTCGAGAAGATATGCAGACACTAAATAATCCAGAACAATTAAGTGTGAATAACAATGAATTGCCGACAAATGAAGAAAATTATGATTGGGATAAAGAAATTGATGGCTCGTTCGTAAATAAAGAAACTACAGAACCTCCAATCAATGGAAAAGCAGAGGTAGAACCTAGTAAAAGTAATGATAACAGCGATGAAAAGCAACAAACATCAACTAATGGTTTTGTTCGAGTAAGTAAAGAAAATAGTTTCAAAGAACCAACAATTATTCACATTATTGATGGAGAAAAAGGGGGATGCGGTAAATCATTTTTTTGTAGGACGTTTATTGAATACTGTAATTCCATCGCTTACGATATTGCAATTGTTGATGCGGATATCAGCAACAAAGACATAGCTACTATTTATCCGTCGGTAGAGGTTGCTTTCTTCAGCGATGATGAAAAGCTGGCATCCAAAGCCGATAAAATATTTGATTTGGCTTTTGAAAAATCTGTACTTGTCAATTTACCCGCTCAAGTTTATTCCAATGTTACCGATTGGATACAACGTAATGATTTAGTCAATTTGGGTAAAGATAATTCAATTAAGTTTATTAAATGGTTTGTCTGTATGGGAGGAGTTGATTCGGTGAATTTCTTTCTGAAATCACTGGATGATTTTGGAAATGACATTATTCATGTATTTGTAAGAAATCAAGGATTGTGCGATGAATGGGAGTATATAAACGAAATGCCTGAATTTCAATCAGCTATCGATGATTACAATTTTATAGTTATGGATTTTCCCAAATTTCCATTTTGGGAAAGGAATATGATTGACCGTTTGGGGATAACTTTCGATATGGCGATCGCACACCCCGAACTGAAAGTCATTCCCAAACAGCGGGTGAAAAATTTCCTCAAAGTGGCTTATGCTTCTTTAGCTGCAACGGAGTTGATTCAATGA
- the mobV gene encoding MobV family relaxase yields MAFTICRIQKIKSWGALARSETHTVREVYTPNANPQINNLEVIEDCDNLDLEMKVRDKIGSQKYRSDAVLAVEMLLSASAEYFRPYAAHEGGSYHKQRLDDFVEAVVKWLDNCWGDRIVKASLHLDEITPHIHAYLVPLDERGKLNCKALFGTRVKMYQLQDSFANAVEHLGIVRGVKGSVATHTKVKKYYAAVNQDSQLLDLERYIPQPQAQEASEAYRQRVIELLSPQLEVINYQLRERNRILQQLTELKQTASVSEELRKQLENEVKLLSSNQKRQNLSQEEIAYELGLNQYKHNDNPLLLVMSVNKCNFDDAVVWLRDRFGETGMTHAVSKSALSIARQTQESIFAPPIPSPNQISVVEDYLNQKYCIPLKLLKSLQQRGLLYASTDGNAVFIARNLDGGTTGAYLYSLKNSEHKLSLHSGSRRSIGWFHLSVGGSNSGLIKTAVLNSSPIDALKIMVRNAPHNHRTLYLTLDNENAPLPSEFLNTLPNVVVAMPEKRIMAIRKILPNAIDVSKYNQQQQSY; encoded by the coding sequence ATGGCTTTTACAATTTGTCGGATACAAAAGATAAAATCTTGGGGAGCTTTAGCCCGCAGTGAAACACACACTGTTAGAGAAGTGTATACACCTAATGCTAATCCACAGATAAATAATTTAGAAGTGATAGAAGATTGTGACAACCTTGATTTGGAAATGAAGGTGAGAGACAAAATCGGTTCCCAAAAATATCGTTCTGATGCTGTTCTAGCAGTCGAGATGTTACTGAGTGCGAGCGCAGAATACTTTCGCCCCTATGCAGCACACGAAGGTGGAAGTTATCATAAACAGCGCTTGGATGATTTCGTAGAGGCAGTTGTCAAATGGTTAGATAATTGTTGGGGCGATCGCATAGTCAAAGCGTCATTACATCTCGATGAGATAACACCCCATATTCATGCTTACCTCGTACCGTTAGATGAGCGAGGGAAGCTCAACTGCAAAGCGCTGTTTGGTACAAGAGTGAAAATGTACCAGTTACAAGATAGTTTTGCTAATGCTGTTGAACATTTGGGAATAGTACGAGGTGTAAAAGGGAGTGTTGCGACTCACACTAAAGTCAAGAAGTACTATGCAGCAGTAAATCAAGATTCTCAATTACTCGATTTAGAGCGTTATATTCCCCAACCACAAGCACAAGAAGCCAGTGAAGCATATAGACAAAGGGTGATTGAGCTATTAAGTCCGCAGTTGGAGGTGATTAATTATCAGTTGAGAGAGCGCAATCGCATTCTTCAACAACTCACCGAATTAAAGCAAACTGCATCTGTGAGCGAAGAATTACGAAAGCAGTTAGAAAATGAAGTAAAGCTACTCAGTTCAAACCAAAAACGACAGAATCTATCACAAGAGGAAATTGCTTACGAACTAGGGCTGAATCAATATAAGCACAATGATAACCCCTTATTATTGGTAATGAGCGTTAACAAGTGTAATTTCGATGATGCAGTAGTTTGGTTGCGGGACAGATTTGGTGAAACTGGTATGACACACGCAGTCTCTAAAAGCGCTTTAAGTATTGCACGGCAAACACAAGAATCTATATTTGCACCACCTATACCTTCACCCAACCAAATTTCAGTTGTTGAAGATTACCTAAATCAAAAGTATTGTATTCCACTAAAGCTTTTAAAATCCCTGCAACAACGAGGTTTATTGTATGCTTCGACTGACGGTAATGCAGTATTCATAGCCCGTAATCTCGATGGGGGAACAACAGGAGCTTATTTATATTCTTTGAAAAACAGCGAACACAAATTGAGCTTACATTCGGGTAGTAGACGCTCAATCGGTTGGTTTCATTTAAGTGTAGGTGGTTCAAATAGTGGATTGATAAAAACAGCGGTTCTAAATTCTTCTCCAATAGATGCACTCAAGATTATGGTAAGAAATGCACCTCATAACCATAGAACGCTTTATCTCACTCTCGATAACGAAAATGCACCACTACCGTCAGAATTTCTCAATACTTTGCCAAATGTAGTTGTTGCAATGCCAGAAAAAAGAATCATGGCGATACGAAAAATTTTACCCAACGCGATCGATGTTTCTAAATATAACCAGCAACAACAATCCTATTAA
- a CDS encoding DNA N-6-adenine-methyltransferase — MTMLFDIEQYRHLQNHKGDWDGVKYDPAWDDGSAFPNTTSKTSSKETERTNKTDCWYSPPHIVELVIQVLGEINLDPCADDGRHIRATKHYTFDDNGLEQSWCGKVYMNPPYSHPGAWMKKLELEFETGNVDEAIALVPAATDTNWLSPVLKTQPVCFWKGRIKFLGQDYQPKLSARQSHVLVYWGNNWQKFREVFEDYGVVYFPIPPVDNDEVLGENILPNNSPSTRIEGKSQIQENNSSTSTLSNTQTSNNNQVLGGNISLNSSPSTRIEDKSQTLDNSSSTSNLSDTQLSNDNQVLGGNISLNNSPSTRIEDNSQTLDNSSSTSILSDTQISNDNQVLGENMSLNNSPSTRIEDNSQILDNSSSTSILSDTQVGNDNQVLGENISLNNSPSTRIDDGSQTLDNSSSTSNLLNAQVSNDNQVLGGNISPNNSPSTHRKRGEGSGNISWGYANANSTKKKPVKQLYFEWEYRGNRGKTYVRSRLKEQVISMNEAKVPVVEILKLLIYNPKVAGALGLN, encoded by the coding sequence ATGACAATGCTTTTTGATATCGAGCAATATCGGCATCTACAAAACCACAAAGGTGACTGGGATGGTGTGAAGTATGATCCTGCTTGGGACGATGGTTCGGCTTTTCCAAACACTACTTCTAAAACTTCTTCAAAAGAAACAGAGCGTACCAATAAAACAGACTGTTGGTATTCTCCACCTCATATTGTTGAGTTAGTTATCCAGGTTTTAGGAGAAATAAATCTTGACCCTTGCGCGGATGATGGACGACATATAAGAGCAACAAAGCATTATACATTTGATGATAATGGTTTAGAGCAGTCTTGGTGCGGAAAAGTTTATATGAATCCTCCATACTCGCATCCTGGCGCTTGGATGAAGAAATTGGAACTAGAATTTGAAACGGGTAATGTGGATGAAGCAATTGCTCTTGTACCCGCTGCTACCGATACCAATTGGTTATCTCCGGTTTTGAAAACTCAACCTGTATGTTTTTGGAAGGGGAGAATTAAGTTTTTAGGTCAAGATTATCAACCAAAATTATCTGCAAGACAGTCTCATGTGTTGGTTTATTGGGGTAACAATTGGCAGAAATTTAGGGAAGTATTTGAAGACTATGGAGTGGTATATTTCCCAATTCCCCCTGTTGATAATGACGAGGTGCTAGGGGAAAATATATTACCTAACAATTCCCCTAGCACCCGGATAGAAGGTAAAAGCCAAATTCAGGAAAATAACTCATCGACATCAACTCTTTCAAATACTCAAACAAGTAATAATAACCAGGTGCTAGGGGGAAATATATCACTTAACAGTTCCCCTAGCACCCGCATAGAAGATAAGAGCCAAACCCTGGATAATAGCTCATCGACATCAAATCTTTCAGATACTCAACTAAGTAATGATAATCAGGTGCTAGGGGGAAATATATCACTTAACAATTCCCCTAGCACCCGAATAGAAGATAATAGCCAAACCCTTGATAATAGTTCATCAACATCAATTCTTTCAGATACTCAAATAAGTAATGATAACCAGGTGCTAGGGGAAAATATGTCACTTAACAATTCCCCTAGCACCCGAATAGAAGATAATAGCCAAATCCTTGATAATAGTTCATCAACATCAATTCTTTCAGATACTCAAGTAGGTAATGATAACCAGGTGCTAGGGGAGAATATATCACTTAACAATTCCCCTAGCACCCGCATAGATGATGGAAGCCAAACCCTTGATAATAGTTCTTCAACATCAAATCTTTTAAATGCTCAAGTAAGTAATGATAACCAGGTGCTAGGGGGAAATATATCACCTAACAATTCCCCTAGCACCCACCGTAAACGTGGTGAGGGCAGCGGTAATATTTCTTGGGGTTACGCTAATGCTAATAGCACTAAGAAGAAACCAGTCAAACAGCTTTATTTCGAGTGGGAATATAGAGGTAACAGAGGAAAGACCTATGTGCGATCGCGCTTAAAGGAGCAAGTTATTTCAATGAATGAAGCGAAAGTTCCAGTTGTAGAGATATTGAAATTATTAATTTACAATCCAAAAGTAGCGGGTGCTTTGGGTCTTAATTAG
- a CDS encoding ParM/StbA family protein, which translates to MSKNTQQKNNSSPLLILALDFGGSATKGVYCTQKNQTASLVMEPEVVKISLDSVASSVLGATEPENAAWVNCMGETFAVGYLAKSKYYANQGLKELKYERAIAKTLAFIWAISEKLQLGKKFRLALICLLPPGEFENRDSFHKNLEAILAGFITPTGKIQVKLTEFNCLPEGAGIYLAYQKKLGQAIKTKIIALVMVGYRNASVLISDKGIVAPDGKTSDLGMIRLLEKAVARTSGQDASQLAPAVVAAGSDISTTPLTKLLKSTSNTNKRHELMQIQQAIKLARSEYAAVLTSWLDQVVARNLVSEILFCGGTADYMRRELNSHYSGTPCLWGVGADIPTQVDGFGLGSRLADVYSVFLYFSQQVS; encoded by the coding sequence ATGAGTAAAAACACTCAGCAGAAAAATAATTCATCTCCCTTATTAATTCTGGCTTTAGATTTTGGAGGAAGTGCAACCAAAGGTGTTTATTGTACACAGAAAAATCAAACAGCATCTCTAGTAATGGAACCGGAGGTAGTAAAAATTTCTTTAGATTCAGTGGCTTCCTCTGTTTTGGGTGCAACCGAACCAGAAAATGCTGCATGGGTTAATTGCATGGGCGAAACTTTTGCTGTGGGCTATTTAGCGAAAAGTAAGTATTATGCAAACCAGGGGTTGAAAGAATTAAAGTACGAACGCGCAATTGCCAAAACATTAGCTTTTATTTGGGCTATCTCCGAGAAACTTCAGTTAGGTAAAAAATTTCGATTGGCGCTGATTTGCTTATTACCACCAGGGGAGTTTGAAAATAGAGATAGTTTTCATAAAAATCTTGAAGCAATACTTGCTGGTTTCATAACTCCAACAGGAAAAATCCAGGTTAAATTAACTGAATTCAACTGTTTACCTGAAGGTGCAGGAATATATCTTGCTTACCAAAAGAAGTTGGGACAGGCTATCAAAACTAAAATCATTGCGTTAGTAATGGTGGGTTATAGAAATGCATCGGTATTAATCAGCGATAAAGGAATAGTTGCACCTGACGGAAAGACTTCTGACTTAGGAATGATTCGATTGCTAGAAAAAGCAGTTGCTAGAACTTCCGGACAAGATGCTTCACAATTAGCTCCTGCTGTAGTCGCTGCTGGTAGCGATATCTCTACTACTCCTTTAACCAAGTTATTGAAAAGCACAAGTAATACCAATAAACGCCATGAATTGATGCAAATACAACAGGCTATAAAGCTTGCTAGAAGCGAGTATGCAGCAGTACTTACAAGTTGGTTAGACCAAGTAGTTGCCCGAAACTTGGTTTCAGAAATCTTGTTTTGCGGTGGAACTGCGGATTACATGAGGAGAGAGCTAAATTCTCATTATTCTGGAACACCTTGTTTATGGGGAGTGGGAGCAGATATTCCCACACAAGTAGATGGCTTCGGTTTGGGAAGTCGTTTGGCTGATGTTTACAGCGTATTTTTATACTTTTCGCAACAGGTAAGTTGA